From a region of the Hemibagrus wyckioides isolate EC202008001 linkage group LG06, SWU_Hwy_1.0, whole genome shotgun sequence genome:
- the katna1 gene encoding katanin p60 ATPase-containing subunit A1 yields the protein MSLLEISENVKLAREYALLGNYSSAVVCYQGVLEQIKKYLLSVRDSFVQQKWQQVWQEINEENKHVRDIMTTLESFQLDNAPSKPGGFSQESDIMPVQVEHRSSPCAVRKAPAPYKDGKAHGSRLSAGPRSQHRQSPRLANGDRGKPLKGKEKKENPPKQKDDKNKPEVSEPEVKRFDRGGEDKDLIEALERDIISQNPNVKWDDIADLEEAKKLLKEAVVLPMWMPEFFKGIRRPWKGVLMVGPPGTGKTLLAKAVATECRTTFFNVSSSTLTSKYRGESEKLVRLLFEMARFYAPTTIFIDEIDSMCSRRGTSEEHEASRRVKAELLVQMDGVGGPSDNDPSKMVMVLAATNFPWDIDEALRRRLEKRIYIPLPTAKGRADLLKINLKELELASDVELDKIAEQMEGYSGADITNVCRDASLMAMRRRIEGLTPEEIRNISRDEMHMPTTMEDFETALKKVSKSVSAADLEKYEKWIAEFGSC from the exons ATGAGTTTGTTGGAAATCAGTGAGAACGTGAAGCTGGCCAGAGAGTACGCCTTGCTGGGGAATTACAGCTCAGCTGTAGTCTGCTACCAGGGGGTTCTGGAGCAGATCAAGAAGTACCTCCTCTCTGTGAGAGACTCGTTCGTGCAGCAGAAATGGCAGCAG GTTTGGCAGGAGATAAATGAGGAGAATAAGCATGTGAGGGACATCATGACCACGCTGGAGAGCTTCCAGCTGGACAACGCCCCGTCCAAGCCCGGCGGTTTCAGCCAAGAGAGCGACATCATGCCTGTTCAGGTCGAACATAG GTCGTCTCCGTGTGCAGTACGCAAAGCCCCGGCGCCGTATAAAGACGGCAAAGCTCACGGCAGCAGACTGAGCGCTGGGCCGCGCTCCCAACACCGACAATCCCCACGCCTCGCCAACGGCGATCGAGGAAAACCACTGAAgggtaaagaaaagaaagaaaacccacCAAAGCAGAAAGACGACAAG AACAAACCCGAGGTGTCTGAGCCGGAGGTGAAGAGGTTCgacagaggaggagaagatAAAGACCTGATTGAGGCGTTGGAGCGAGATATCATCTCCCAGAACCCTAACGTGAAGTG GGATGACATTGCTGATCTGGAGGAAGCGAAGAAGCTCCTGAAGGAGGCAGTGGTTCTGCCCATGTGGATGCCCGAGTTCTTTAAAGGAATCAGGCGACCGTGGAAG GGCGTGCTGATGGTCGGCCCTCCCGGTACAGGCAAAACTCTGCTTGCGAAGGCTGTAGCCACAGAATGCCGGACCACCTTCTTCAACGTCTCCTCCTCTACACTCACCTCCAAATACAGAGGAGAGTCGGAGAAACTCGTCCGCCTGCTGTTCGAGATG GCGAGGTTCTACGCTCCCACAACCATCTTCATCGACGAGATCGACTCCATGTGCAGCCGCAGGGGAACTTCAGAGGAGCATGAAGCCAGCAGACGAGTCAAAGCAGAACTCCTGGTGCAAATGGATG GTGTTGGAGGACCGTCTGATAACGACCCTTCTAAAATGGTGATGGTCCTGGCAGCCACTAATTTTCCCTGGGACATCGATGAAGCCCTGAGGCGCCGACTAGAGAAAAGGATCTACATTCCACTGCCTACAG CTAAGGGCCGGGCCGACCTGCTGAAGATAAACCTGAAGGAGCTGGAGCTGGCTAGTGATGTGGAGCTGGATAAGATCGCTGAGCAGATGGAGGGATATTCAGGTGCTGACATCACTAACGTCTGCAG AGACGCTTCCCTGATGGCTATGAGGCGACGGATCGAGGGTTTGACTCCGGAGGAGATCCGGAACATTTCCCGAGACGAGATGCACATGCCCACGACCATGGAGGACTTCGAGACGGCCCTGAAGAAGGTGTCTAAATCTGTCTCTGCCGCTGACCTGGAGAAATACGAGAAGTGGATCGCCGAGTTCGGATCCTGTTGA
- the ginm1 gene encoding glycoprotein integral membrane protein 1 isoform X1, with translation MASYLGISVLIIASLLVCASTETRHFGTENVINVTAVSENEESTYNVQISLNVTLVDNKTTVNGVPLKPSEVMRMPCQALLLDDSNVSLSDGAGMLISSVLRLMLDHSYLQSDAGDEVLLLTLGQEMIQLGEEKVWQPDVWEVKMLLNQTSEEVTQEHNIYPARSSKIVAMPRENDIIMTEEYIAKTGVVEDQVLHTTSHYPLRQAETTQEETAAPGKLPETPLRMEPSVLYEDAPEEKVNPDDLLPDVPLRQPHSSYNVVCRWVEELRDKLRRFCSESLPLFFLIMWVVVVGVVGSAVIIKILDLLFPTCEHKGFFHLNPETLMPEEEKQSLIENVELEVEEQEKSQVKGEQY, from the exons ATGGCGTCGTATTTGGGAATATCTGTATTAATTATCGCGTCTCTTTTGGTCTGTGCTTCGACAGAGACGCGACATTTTGGCACG GAAAATGTGATTAACGTGACTGCGGTTAGTGAAAATGAAGAGTCCACCTACAACGTGCAG ATAAGCTTGAACGTCACCCTGGTGGACAATAAAACGACCGTCAACGGGGTTCCACTCAAGCCGTCAGAGGTGATGAGGATGCCGTGCCAGGCTCTGCTGT TAGACGACAGTAACGTGAGCCTGAGCGACGGCGCCGGGATGCTGATCAGCAGCGTGTTGAGGCTGATGCTGGATCACTCGTATCTGCAGAGCGACGCCGGGGACGAGGTGCTGCTGCTGACACTGGGTCAGGAGATGATCCAGCTGGGTGAAGAGAAG GTCTGGCAACCCGACGTGTGGGAAGTGAAAATGCTGCTGAACCAGACCTCCGAGGAGGTCACCCAGGAACACAACATCTACCCAGCAAGGTCCAGCAAGATCGTCGCCATGCCGCGAGAGAACGACATCATCATGACCGAGGAGTACATCGCTAAAACAG GAGTAGTCGAGGACCAGGTTCTCCACACGACCAGTCACTACCCACTGAGGCAGGCCGAAACCACGCAGGAGGAGACGGCCGCTCCGGGGAAGCTTCCTGAGACACCACTGCGTATGGAGCCCAGCGTCCTGTACGAGGACGCACCGGAGGAGAAAGTTAATCCCGATGACCTGCTGCCGGACGTCCCTCTCCGACAGCCGCACTCGTCTTATAAC GTGGTGTGTCGGTGGGTGGAGGAGCTCAGGGACAAACTGAGGCGCTTCTGCTCCGagtctctgcctctcttcttcctcatcATGTGGGTGGTGGTCGTGGGCGTTGTCGGCTCTGCGGTCATCATCAAGATCCTCGACCTTTTGTTTCCCACGTGTGAACACAA gGGTTTCTTCCATCTGAACCCTGAGACCCTGATGCCGGAGGAGGAGAAGCAGAGCCTGATAGAGAACGTGGAGCTGGAGGTGGAGGAACAAGAGAAGAGTCAAGTGAAGGGAGAGCAGTACTGa
- the ginm1 gene encoding glycoprotein integral membrane protein 1 isoform X2: MASYLGISVLIIASLLVCASTETRHFGTENVINVTAVSENEESTYNVQISLNVTLVDNKTTVNGVPLKPSEVMRMPCQALLLDDSNVSLSDGAGMLISSVLRLMLDHSYLQSDAGDEVLLLTLGQEMIQLGEEKVWQPDVWEVKMLLNQTSEEVTQEHNIYPARSSKIVAMPRENDIIMTEEYIAKTVEDQVLHTTSHYPLRQAETTQEETAAPGKLPETPLRMEPSVLYEDAPEEKVNPDDLLPDVPLRQPHSSYNVVCRWVEELRDKLRRFCSESLPLFFLIMWVVVVGVVGSAVIIKILDLLFPTCEHKGFFHLNPETLMPEEEKQSLIENVELEVEEQEKSQVKGEQY, translated from the exons ATGGCGTCGTATTTGGGAATATCTGTATTAATTATCGCGTCTCTTTTGGTCTGTGCTTCGACAGAGACGCGACATTTTGGCACG GAAAATGTGATTAACGTGACTGCGGTTAGTGAAAATGAAGAGTCCACCTACAACGTGCAG ATAAGCTTGAACGTCACCCTGGTGGACAATAAAACGACCGTCAACGGGGTTCCACTCAAGCCGTCAGAGGTGATGAGGATGCCGTGCCAGGCTCTGCTGT TAGACGACAGTAACGTGAGCCTGAGCGACGGCGCCGGGATGCTGATCAGCAGCGTGTTGAGGCTGATGCTGGATCACTCGTATCTGCAGAGCGACGCCGGGGACGAGGTGCTGCTGCTGACACTGGGTCAGGAGATGATCCAGCTGGGTGAAGAGAAG GTCTGGCAACCCGACGTGTGGGAAGTGAAAATGCTGCTGAACCAGACCTCCGAGGAGGTCACCCAGGAACACAACATCTACCCAGCAAGGTCCAGCAAGATCGTCGCCATGCCGCGAGAGAACGACATCATCATGACCGAGGAGTACATCGCTAAAACAG TCGAGGACCAGGTTCTCCACACGACCAGTCACTACCCACTGAGGCAGGCCGAAACCACGCAGGAGGAGACGGCCGCTCCGGGGAAGCTTCCTGAGACACCACTGCGTATGGAGCCCAGCGTCCTGTACGAGGACGCACCGGAGGAGAAAGTTAATCCCGATGACCTGCTGCCGGACGTCCCTCTCCGACAGCCGCACTCGTCTTATAAC GTGGTGTGTCGGTGGGTGGAGGAGCTCAGGGACAAACTGAGGCGCTTCTGCTCCGagtctctgcctctcttcttcctcatcATGTGGGTGGTGGTCGTGGGCGTTGTCGGCTCTGCGGTCATCATCAAGATCCTCGACCTTTTGTTTCCCACGTGTGAACACAA gGGTTTCTTCCATCTGAACCCTGAGACCCTGATGCCGGAGGAGGAGAAGCAGAGCCTGATAGAGAACGTGGAGCTGGAGGTGGAGGAACAAGAGAAGAGTCAAGTGAAGGGAGAGCAGTACTGa